From Paenibacillus sp. PK3_47, the proteins below share one genomic window:
- a CDS encoding response regulator: MQKVLVVDDEEVLRMLIEDTLEDLEDVEIHKAENGAEGLAKLSDDRYDLVILDYMMPEMTGVEVLGALDEQVKSSTPILMLTAKAQDADRNRAKEAGARYFMPKPFSPMELLQIVEGILGENNKTV, encoded by the coding sequence ATGCAAAAGGTACTAGTGGTAGACGACGAGGAAGTGCTGCGCATGCTGATTGAGGATACGCTGGAGGATCTGGAGGATGTGGAAATTCATAAGGCTGAGAACGGTGCGGAGGGTCTTGCGAAGCTGTCGGATGACCGTTATGATCTGGTGATTCTGGATTATATGATGCCGGAAATGACCGGAGTAGAGGTTCTTGGCGCGCTGGATGAGCAAGTGAAGAGCTCGACCCCCATTTTAATGCTGACAGCCAAAGCGCAGGATGCGGACCGGAACAGGGCCAAAGAAGCAGGAGCCCGTTATTTCATGCCAAAACCTTTTAGTCCGATGGAGCTTCTGCAGATTGTGGAGGGCATTCTCGGTGAAAACAACAAAACTGTCTAA
- a CDS encoding diguanylate cyclase gives MTTRKYKELVEQRTRQTLVKWSELAEIEEKEIYRFLHNLKGTAGTVGLDKVEKFSGSTLLYFSEDNNRSFTEAEWGDYLYPLLELFEEPETGALPSPEPGTIRQPGDKGQQYEILIIDDDVELVAYLREVLEKQSYYVSVALSAERGLRLFYENKPDLLLLDIVLPDQSGIDVLQQIIGKAKKERIPILIISGEHSNGIRKYAYSLGVMDYITKPLDMELFTVLIKNRFELKREWQESIIVDELTGAFNRKYFNQTMKKLFSDFKRTERTFTLALMDLDYFKQVNDTYGHLLGDEVLQTFAKVVKQSIRMEDTFCRYGGEEFALFMPNTDALSAMLVIERIQQNFAENHFLAKKENFKVTFSCGISEIKDHHQNADKLIEEADKALYTSKHAGRNQTTIYTERLMNGKALSVLNVIIVDDDALIRRMVTNHFTSWEPGFSSELRIKSYSKGPDFLQSDWYSPDEKFIILLDGIMPEMDGLEVLERIRASHPGANVLVIMLTGRNDQRDIIHALQMGADDYVIKPFHLPELLARIERLANRLLF, from the coding sequence ATGACTACTAGAAAATATAAAGAGCTGGTTGAACAGCGCACCCGGCAGACTCTGGTGAAATGGTCGGAGCTGGCGGAAATTGAGGAAAAGGAAATCTACCGTTTCCTGCACAACCTGAAAGGAACAGCGGGAACGGTAGGTTTGGACAAGGTAGAGAAGTTCTCAGGGAGTACGCTGCTCTATTTCTCGGAGGATAACAATAGAAGCTTTACAGAGGCGGAGTGGGGGGATTATTTATACCCTTTACTGGAATTGTTCGAGGAGCCTGAGACCGGAGCGCTGCCTTCACCGGAACCCGGTACAATACGGCAGCCTGGAGACAAAGGCCAGCAATATGAAATCCTGATTATTGATGACGATGTGGAGCTGGTAGCTTATCTGAGGGAAGTGCTTGAGAAGCAGTCCTATTATGTAAGCGTCGCGTTATCTGCGGAACGGGGCCTCAGGCTTTTTTACGAGAATAAGCCAGATCTGCTGCTGCTGGATATTGTGCTGCCTGACCAAAGCGGGATTGATGTGCTTCAGCAAATCATCGGCAAGGCAAAGAAGGAACGGATTCCGATCCTGATTATTAGCGGCGAACACTCCAATGGGATCCGGAAGTATGCCTATTCGCTGGGCGTAATGGATTATATAACCAAACCTTTAGATATGGAATTATTTACGGTGCTGATCAAGAACCGGTTTGAACTGAAACGGGAATGGCAGGAATCCATCATTGTGGATGAGCTGACCGGAGCATTTAACCGCAAATATTTTAATCAGACGATGAAGAAGCTGTTTTCTGACTTTAAACGGACAGAACGTACCTTTACCCTTGCGCTGATGGATCTGGATTATTTTAAACAGGTTAATGATACTTACGGCCATCTGCTCGGGGACGAGGTGCTGCAGACCTTTGCCAAGGTGGTTAAGCAATCTATCCGTATGGAGGACACATTCTGTCGTTACGGGGGGGAAGAATTCGCCCTGTTCATGCCCAATACGGATGCGTTATCTGCCATGCTTGTCATTGAACGGATCCAGCAGAATTTTGCGGAAAATCATTTTTTGGCCAAAAAGGAGAACTTTAAGGTCACCTTCTCCTGCGGAATTTCCGAGATAAAAGATCATCACCAGAATGCCGATAAACTAATAGAGGAAGCGGATAAGGCGCTCTATACCAGCAAACATGCCGGAAGAAACCAGACTACCATATACACGGAGCGGTTAATGAACGGTAAGGCGCTTTCTGTGCTTAATGTGATCATTGTAGACGATGATGCGCTGATCCGCAGAATGGTGACCAACCATTTTACAAGCTGGGAACCAGGCTTCAGCAGTGAACTCAGAATCAAAAGCTATTCCAAAGGACCGGATTTTCTGCAGTCGGACTGGTATTCTCCCGATGAGAAATTCATTATTCTGCTTGATGGAATTATGCCTGAAATGGATGGTCTGGAGGTTCTTGAACGGATTCGCGCCAGCCATCCCGGTGCCAATGTGCTCGTAATTATGCTGACCGGACGCAACGACCAGCGGGACATTATACACGCATTGCAGATGGGGGCAGACGATTATGTCATCAAGCCGTTCCATTTGCCGGAGCTGCTGGCAAGAATCGAACGGCTGGCTAACAGATTATTATTCTAA
- a CDS encoding ACT domain-containing protein encodes MKGIITVLGKDKVGIIAKVCTYLAEHNLNILDISQTIVQDYFNMMMIVDISSPSKSFEEIVEDLQHVGEEIGVEIKLQHEDIFNIMHRI; translated from the coding sequence TTGAAAGGAATCATTACTGTACTCGGAAAAGACAAAGTTGGAATTATTGCCAAAGTCTGCACGTATCTTGCGGAACACAACCTGAACATCCTCGATATTTCGCAGACGATTGTCCAGGACTATTTTAACATGATGATGATTGTGGATATTTCCTCACCGAGCAAGTCTTTTGAAGAGATTGTTGAGGATCTGCAGCATGTGGGCGAAGAGATCGGCGTGGAGATCAAGCTGCAGCACGAGGATATATTCAATATCATGCACCGGATCTAA
- a CDS encoding PFL family protein → MISIVEVQETNKMIREMNLDVRTITMGISLMDCAHTDLKVFNRNVYDKITRSAEKLVKTGEDLERQFGVPIVNKRISVTPVSIAAGAVHTDTYVPVAEILDKAAREVGVNFIGGFSALVQKGCTKGDRILIDSIPEALAVTERVCSSINVGSSRSGINMDAVKLMGDIILQTAERTKDRDSIGCAKLVVFCNAVEDNPFMAGAFHGVGERECVINVGVSGPGVIKRALEEVKGQDFETLCETIKRTAFKVTRVGQLVAQEASKRLNVPFGIIDLSLAPTPLIGDSIAEIFQVMGLEEAGAPGTTAALAILNDNVKKGGVMASSYVGGLSGAFIPVSEDHGMIQAVQRGALTLEKLEAMTCVCSVGLDMIAIPGSTSKETISGIIADEAAIGMVNNKTTAVRVIPVIGKEVGEMVEFGGLLGYAPVMEVNRFNCAGFVNRGGRIPAPIHSFKN, encoded by the coding sequence ATGATTTCAATTGTTGAAGTGCAGGAAACGAATAAAATGATCCGCGAAATGAACCTGGATGTCCGTACGATTACGATGGGAATCAGCCTGATGGACTGCGCCCATACCGATCTGAAGGTGTTCAACCGGAATGTATATGACAAAATCACCCGTTCTGCCGAGAAGCTGGTGAAGACCGGCGAGGATCTGGAACGGCAATTCGGTGTACCGATCGTTAATAAGCGGATCTCCGTAACGCCGGTCTCGATTGCTGCGGGGGCCGTACATACAGATACTTACGTACCGGTAGCGGAAATTCTGGACAAGGCTGCCAGGGAAGTCGGTGTGAACTTCATCGGCGGTTTCTCGGCGCTTGTGCAGAAGGGCTGCACCAAAGGCGACCGCATCCTGATCGACAGCATTCCAGAAGCTCTCGCTGTAACCGAAAGAGTCTGCTCCTCCATAAATGTCGGCTCCTCGCGCAGCGGTATCAATATGGATGCCGTCAAACTGATGGGCGATATTATCCTGCAGACCGCAGAGCGTACGAAGGACCGCGATTCGATCGGCTGCGCCAAGCTGGTCGTGTTCTGCAATGCCGTAGAGGACAATCCGTTCATGGCCGGGGCATTTCACGGGGTAGGCGAACGCGAATGCGTCATTAATGTCGGTGTAAGCGGTCCGGGGGTTATCAAGCGTGCGCTGGAGGAAGTGAAGGGGCAGGATTTCGAGACCCTGTGCGAAACGATCAAACGGACGGCTTTCAAGGTCACCCGGGTTGGACAGCTTGTTGCCCAAGAGGCTTCCAAGCGGCTGAATGTACCTTTTGGCATTATTGACCTGTCTCTGGCGCCGACGCCGCTGATCGGTGACTCCATCGCTGAAATCTTCCAGGTCATGGGCCTTGAGGAAGCCGGTGCTCCCGGCACCACGGCAGCACTTGCGATTCTGAATGACAATGTCAAAAAAGGCGGCGTCATGGCCTCCTCCTATGTCGGGGGCCTAAGCGGCGCATTCATTCCGGTCAGCGAGGACCACGGCATGATTCAGGCGGTGCAGCGCGGTGCGCTGACGCTGGAGAAGCTGGAGGCGATGACCTGTGTCTGCTCCGTCGGCCTCGACATGATTGCGATTCCGGGCAGTACCAGCAAAGAGACCATCTCCGGTATTATCGCCGACGAAGCCGCGATCGGGATGGTCAACAACAAGACAACTGCCGTGCGTGTCATTCCGGTCATCGGCAAGGAGGTCGGGGAGATGGTCGAGTTCGGCGGGCTGCTCGGCTACGCACCGGTGATGGAAGTGAACCGGTTCAACTGTGCCGGGTTCGTCAACCGCGGCGGCCGGATTCCTGCCCCGATCCACAGCTTCAAGAACTAA
- a CDS encoding YjcZ family sporulation protein: MSGCANVGGMFTSTTTILVLYILLVIILATF, translated from the coding sequence ATGAGCGGATGTGCAAATGTCGGTGGAATGTTCACTTCCACCACTACAATTCTGGTGCTTTACATTCTCCTGGTCATCATTCTTGCAACATTCTAA
- a CDS encoding sigma-70 family RNA polymerase sigma factor, with the protein MRGYEPVKSQKNEVSDLFSVQEQPGMEDLYLCYKGYAFSIAYRMLGSVADAEDAVQDCFAELQRRDRSGIVNMKAYLAKGITNRCLNLLHSARSLRETYIGEWLPEPVSGPLDGPEEAAERKESLSYAFLVMLERLSPTERAVFILREAFQYDYGAIAEMLDRSEGSCRQLFSRARRRLQTESSGQGFDRDQESSRERLLDRFTAAFAAYDVSGLLQLLAEHPVLIADGGGENVHTILRPMAGRKGVAALLTSRRVLRQLHQWRTEAGIINGELQILFKDLEEVKAVLCLNLNKGGKEIQNLYLVMDPGKLGHV; encoded by the coding sequence ATGAGGGGTTATGAACCAGTGAAATCTCAAAAAAATGAAGTGTCAGACCTATTCTCTGTACAGGAACAGCCCGGGATGGAGGATTTATATCTCTGCTATAAAGGATATGCATTCTCTATCGCCTACCGGATGCTTGGCAGCGTGGCTGACGCGGAGGACGCTGTGCAGGATTGTTTTGCGGAGCTGCAGAGGCGTGACCGGAGCGGGATTGTAAACATGAAGGCGTATCTGGCAAAAGGTATTACTAACCGCTGCCTCAATCTGCTCCATTCTGCACGCAGTCTCAGAGAGACATATATCGGGGAATGGCTGCCGGAACCTGTAAGCGGACCTTTGGACGGTCCGGAAGAGGCTGCAGAACGCAAGGAAAGCCTGTCCTATGCCTTTCTGGTCATGCTCGAGCGGCTGTCTCCGACGGAGCGCGCTGTTTTTATCCTCCGGGAAGCCTTTCAATATGATTACGGGGCGATTGCAGAAATGCTGGACAGATCTGAGGGAAGCTGCCGCCAGCTGTTCAGCCGGGCCAGGCGGAGGCTGCAGACCGAATCATCGGGCCAGGGATTTGATAGGGATCAGGAGTCCTCCCGTGAGCGTCTGCTGGACCGCTTCACTGCTGCATTTGCCGCTTATGATGTAAGCGGCCTGCTGCAGCTTTTAGCCGAACATCCTGTGCTCATCGCAGATGGTGGAGGGGAGAATGTCCATACGATCCTTAGACCAATGGCTGGCCGTAAAGGAGTAGCGGCACTCTTGACCTCTCGCCGGGTGCTGAGACAGCTGCATCAGTGGAGGACGGAGGCCGGTATAATCAATGGGGAGCTTCAAATCCTGTTCAAAGACCTGGAAGAAGTCAAAGCCGTGCTGTGCCTGAACCTGAATAAAGGCGGAAAAGAGATCCAAAATCTTTATCTGGTCATGGACCCCGGTAAGCTGGGGCATGTGTGA
- a CDS encoding carboxymuconolactone decarboxylase family protein — MSLRFNYRKVNAPAFRAMMALEQHNAGRTSDKVLTELVKIRVSQLNGCAFCLDMHAKDLLKLGDYQDKLLLLCVWREAPIFKAKERALLELAETVTEISKAGVPQAVYDKVREHFSEEEFVDWIMNINTINSWNRIAISTGMYPGADL, encoded by the coding sequence ATGAGCTTAAGATTCAATTACAGAAAAGTGAATGCGCCGGCATTCCGGGCCATGATGGCACTGGAGCAGCATAATGCCGGCCGGACGAGCGATAAGGTGCTTACAGAGCTTGTTAAAATACGTGTGTCACAGCTGAATGGCTGTGCCTTCTGCCTGGATATGCACGCCAAGGATCTGCTGAAGCTGGGAGACTATCAGGATAAGCTGCTGCTTCTCTGTGTATGGCGGGAGGCGCCAATCTTTAAGGCCAAAGAGAGAGCGCTGCTGGAGCTTGCCGAGACGGTGACAGAGATCAGCAAAGCAGGTGTACCGCAGGCAGTTTACGATAAGGTACGCGAACATTTCAGTGAAGAGGAATTTGTGGACTGGATTATGAATATCAATACCATCAACAGCTGGAACCGGATTGCAATTTCCACAGGAATGTATCCGGGAGCAGACCTCTAG